The following coding sequences are from one Haliotis asinina isolate JCU_RB_2024 chromosome 3, JCU_Hal_asi_v2, whole genome shotgun sequence window:
- the LOC137277520 gene encoding pumilio homolog 2-like isoform X3: protein MPVSSMNEVSWNDSQGMLTNSREMAGIRQNQGPGSRSQDDAMVGYFFQRPQSDTELMGGYNNKRWAVGDDSVIEQSRGMQVQDLERDFHGLTLSREINPSKKIWEVGEEGHKGGDGGKSGIFTGHHPWTTRDDTWSGPETSALGVNMVEYVLGGSPTGKDMEGRMRMKGAFVSRFQNTPVAAQDPSIVEASTEKKSKTPSPFEDDGGDRGEENKDLQQNGILQNGLDDGQGFRGGSRQTSPTGDEGKVPPTQLQLDPSKIQLKPDGDFLDQQPSLVVHQQGFQLDTPQFEPVGIDPGQFDYSSQLMPSMDSPNFNMDYNQLLQRQQQQQQPIAVLTQQQYALATQQQQLGLAPTAIAPPPYVLSAQDPYTVGIPIAGPTVIHPQYYGVQTPWGIYPANLIQQPQGQQTPQGMQQQQTQMMPRQSNGRPLTPSQQNDGLGTPQALQAQPLQAPNAGYQILAPAYYDQNGQLVMGNPRGIGTPVRLVSPAPVLVSANANQQGGNSSMGNNTLRLLTTQPQQVQTPPVVLSSSNSNSQQQSSSLAGYTPSSSLGYTQVTTSLFTPIAANLSLNPQQQTSYSSNGLPSLGSSTPGAIGSGQRRESFDVKRQQLPVGGYYSQLSGMASPAGPGGLMQPGQSMTPPPSLSGSTSNLTLGSWDNCGLGGSGRPYSAAPGAEAKYRAGLISPANGLFGNSTLFQNRNFASRSASLSKEVTGRSRLLEDFRNNRIPNLQLKDLVNHVVEFSQDQHGSRFIQQKLERATHQEKAMVFGEILTAAYSLMTDVFGNYVIQKFFEFGSSDQKQTLAQRVRGHVLPLALQMYGCRVIQKALESIPADMQVEIVKELDGHVLKCVKDQNGNHVVQKCIECVDPKHLQFIIDAFKGQVFTLSTHPYGCRVIQRILEHCMPEQTMPILEELHEHTERLVQDQYGNYVIQHVLEHGRPEDKSKIVTMIRGKVLLLSQHKFASNVVEKCVSHSSRQEKAFLIEEVCSINDGALYTMMKDQFANYVVQKMIDVAEPPQRKILMHKIRPHIGTLRKYTYGKHILAKLEKFFLKNNSDLGPIGMPPNGALP from the exons ATCAATCCTTCAAAGAAGATATGGGAGGTTGGCGAGGAAGGGCACAAGGGAGGGGACGGAGGCAAAAGTGGCATCTTCACAGGGCACCACCCCTGGACAACACGCGACGATACATGGAGTGGACCAG AAACCAGTGCTCTTGGTGTGAATATGGTTGAGTATGTGCTTGGCGGCTCGCCTACAGGGAAAGATATGGAAGGAAGAATGAGGATGAAAGGGGCTTTTGTAAGTCGTTTTCAGAATACA CCTGTAGCAGCCCAGGATCCAAGTATCGTGGAAGCATCTACTGAAAAGAAGAGCAAGACGCCATCACCATTTGAGGATGATGGTGGTGACCGCGGAGAAGAGAATAAAGACTTGCAGCAGAACGGAATCCTGCAGAATGGATTGGATGATGGTCAAGGGTTCAG AGGAGGGAGCAGACAAACATCCCCGACTGGTGACGAAGGCAAGGTGCCTCCCACACAGCTTCAGCTGGACCCCAGTAAGATACAGCTGAAGCCAGATGGGGACTTCCTGGATCAGCAGCCCTCGCTTGTCGTACATCAGCAAGGCTTTCAGCTGGACACCCCTCAGTTTGAACCTGTTGGCATTGATCCAGGGCAGTTTGACTACAGCAGTCAACTCATGCCTTCAATGGATAGTCCAAATTTCAACATGGACTACAACCAG CTCCTGCAGCgtcagcaacaacagcagcagcccATAGCTGTACTGACCCAACAGCAGTATGCATTAGCAACACAACAACAGCAGCTGG GCTTGGCCCCTACTGCAATTGCTCCACCCCCCTACGTTCTGAGCGCGCAGGATCCGTATACTGTGGGGATCCCAATTGCAG GCCCGACCGTAATTCACCCTCAGTATTATGGGGTTCAAACGCCATGGGGCATATACCCTGCCAACCTTATACAGCAGCCCCAAGGGCAGCAGACCCCCCAGGGCATGCAGCAACAACAAACGCAGATGATGCCACGGCAGAGCAATGGGAGGCCGCTCACGCCGTCCCAGCAGAATGATGGCTTGGGAACACCTCAGGCGCTACAAGCACAACCACTCCAGGCTCCAA ATGCTGGCTACCAAATACTTGCACCTGCTTACTATGATCAAAATGGACAGTTGGTGATGGGCAACCCTCGTGGCATTGGTACACCAGTCCGCCTCGTCTCTCCAGCTCCGGTTCTTGTCAGTGCTAATGCCAATCAACAAG GCGGGAACAGTTCCATGGGCAACAACACACTGCGTCTTTTAACAACACAGCCTCAGCAAGTTCAGACCCCGCCAGTCGTCTTGTCAAGTAGCAACAGCAACTCTCAGCAACAGAGTAGTTCTTTAG CAGGCTATACCCCCTCCAGCAGCCTGGGCTACACTCAAGTAACCACCAGTCTGTTCACCCCAATAGCCGCCAATCTTAGTCTCAACCCCCAGCAACAGACCAGCTACAGTAGCAACGGACTCCCAAGTCTTGGCTCATCCACGCCAGGAGCGATAGGATCAG GTCAGCGGCGTGAATCGTTTGACGTGAAGCGGCAGCAGCTTCCTGTTGGTGGTTATTACAGCCAGCTAAGTGGGATGGCTTCCCCGGCTGGCCCTGGGGGTCTCATGCAGCCAGGGCAGTCCATGACACCACCCCCATCCCTCTCTGGTTCAACCTCGAATCTCACACTAGGATCGTGGGATAATTGTG GTCTAGGTGGGAGTGGACGTCCCTACTCAGCTGCCCCAGGAGCCGAAGCAAAGTACCGAGCTGGACTTATCTCACCAGCCAATGGTCTGTTTGGAAACTCCACTTTGTTCCAGAATCGTAATTTTGCATCTCGAAG TGCTAGTTTGTCAAAGGAGGTGACAGGACGTAGCCGTCTGCTCGAGGACTTCCGTAACAATCGTATTCCAAATCTCCAGCTGAAGGACCTCGTCAATCACGTTGTTGAGTTCTCCCAGGACCAGCATGGTTCAAG ATTCATTCAACAGAAGCTTGAGCGTGCAACTCATCAAGAGAAGGCCATGGTGTTCGGGGAGATTCTCACAGCAGCATACAGTCTCATGACCGATGTCTTTGGAAATTATGTCATACAAAAATTCTTTGAATTTGGATCCTCAGATCAGAAGCAGACCCTAGCTCAGCGAGTACGCGGCCATGTGTTGCCTCTAGCTTTACAGATGTACGGCTGTCGCGTTATCCAGAAAGCATTGGAATCCATACCAGCAGACATGCAG GTTGAGATCGTGAAAGAACTGGATGGAcatgtgttgaagtgtgtgaaaGATCAAAACGGCAATCACGTAGTGCAAAAGTGTATAGAGTGTGTAGACCCCAAACATCTCCAGTTCATCATTGATGCCTTTAAAGGCCAG GTTTTCACTCTGTCAACTCACCCCTATGGCTGCCGGGTTATCCAGCGAATCCTTGAACATTGCATGCCTGAACAAACAATGCCAATTCTTGAAGAGCTGCATGAACATACGGAGCGCCTTGTGCAAGACCAGTATGGCAACTACGTCATTCAGCATGTTCTGGAACATGGGCGTCCTGAGGATAAAAGCAAGATAGTAACCATGATCAGGGGGAAAGTGTTGCTTCTCAGTCAGCATAAGTTTGCCAG TAATGTTGTAGAGAAATGTGTATCCCATTCATCCAGGCAAGAGAAGGCATTTCTCATTGAAGAGGTCTGCTCCATTAATGATGG TGCACTTTACACAATGATGAAGGATCAGTTTGCGAACTATGTTGTGCAGAAGATGATCGATGTGGCAGAACCACCGCAGCGCAAGATACTCATGCACAAGATCCGTCCCCACATCGGTACCTTGCGCAAGTACACGTATGGCAAGCACATACTTGCCAAACTAGAAAAGTTCTTCCTGAAAAACAACTCTGACTTGGGACCCATTGGAATGCCCCCAAATGGAGCACTTCCTTGA